A genomic region of uncultured Roseibium sp. contains the following coding sequences:
- a CDS encoding pyridoxamine 5'-phosphate oxidase family protein yields the protein MTTDTDPFSGFSDIVTHADELEDITGKPLPQIVAKEIPALDSICRTFIEHAPFCFLATANPGGHVDVSPRGDPPGFVRILSESLLAIPDRPGNRRADTFQNVLADPRIGLLFMVPGRGETLRIRGEARIVRDPDLLASMAVNDRAPKLALVVHVRSAFMHCPKWVFRSGIWQPDKWPETDGMADMNEAMVKHARIAMSPDEWFESLKEKGELDLW from the coding sequence ATGACGACCGACACCGATCCGTTTTCCGGATTTTCAGACATCGTGACGCATGCGGACGAACTTGAGGACATCACCGGCAAGCCGCTGCCGCAGATCGTCGCAAAGGAGATACCGGCGCTTGATTCCATTTGCCGGACATTCATTGAGCACGCCCCTTTCTGTTTCCTGGCAACTGCAAACCCGGGCGGGCATGTCGATGTGTCGCCGAGAGGCGATCCTCCCGGATTTGTCAGGATCCTGAGCGAGTCGCTGCTCGCGATCCCCGACAGGCCCGGAAACCGTCGCGCCGACACGTTTCAGAATGTGCTGGCGGACCCAAGAATTGGTCTGCTGTTCATGGTGCCGGGCAGGGGTGAGACCCTGCGCATCCGCGGAGAGGCCAGGATCGTCCGCGATCCCGACCTTCTTGCCTCCATGGCCGTCAATGACCGGGCACCGAAGCTTGCGCTGGTCGTTCATGTGCGCAGCGCCTTCATGCACTGCCCGAAATGGGTCTTCAGGTCGGGCATCTGGCAACCGGACAAGTGGCCCGAGACCGACGGTATGGCGGACATGAACGAGGCCATGGTCAAGCACGCCAGGATCGCGATGAGCCCGGACGAATGGTTTGAAAGCTTGAAGGAAAAGGGCGAACTGGACCTCTGGTAG
- a CDS encoding SCP2 sterol-binding domain-containing protein, which yields MSLEQLTEGVRGKVAGGGIEESVKFDLGGDGVIFLQGSDVSNDDAEADCTIKISADDLADLLSGDLNPTSAFMGGKMQVEGDMSVAMKLGSIV from the coding sequence ATGTCCTTGGAACAGCTCACGGAAGGTGTTCGTGGCAAGGTTGCCGGCGGCGGCATCGAGGAAAGCGTCAAGTTCGATCTGGGCGGTGACGGTGTCATCTTTCTGCAGGGTTCGGATGTCAGCAACGACGACGCCGAAGCCGACTGCACGATCAAGATCTCTGCCGATGACCTCGCAGACCTCCTGTCGGGCGACCTCAACCCGACAAGTGCCTTCATGGGCGGCAAGATGCAGGTCGAGGGCGACATGAGCGTTGCCATGAAGCTCGGAAGTATCGTCTGA
- a CDS encoding IlvD/Edd family dehydratase, with product MSDTKTPKLRSAAWFDNPGNPGMTALYIERYLNFGITREELQSGKPIIGIAQTGSDLSPCNRHHLELAKRVREGIRDAGGVAFEFPVHPIQETGKRPTASLDRNLAYLGLVELLYGYPIDGVVLTIGCDKTTPACLMAAATVNIPAVALSVGPMLNGWYKGERTGSGTIVWKARQMLAAGEIDYTGFMDLVASAAPSVGYCNTMGTATTMNSLAEALGMQLPGAAAIPAPYRERGAISFETGKRIVEMVHADRKPSDIMTREAFENAIVINSAIGGSTNAPIHLNGVARHVGVELDNDDWQSLGHDVPLLVNLQPAGAYLGEDYFHAGGVPAVAAELLRHGKLPHPDALTANGKTIAENCEGIVTDLPEVIKPFDAPMMERAGFINLKGNLFDSAIMKTSVISDEFRNRYLSNPNDPEAFEGRAIVFEGPEDYHDRLDDPDLQIDENCMLFIRGTGPIGYPGGAEVVNMQPPAALIKRGVTALPCIGDGRQSGTSGSPSILNASPEAAAMGGLALLKTDDRVRIDLKKGTANILISDEELAQRRAALEAAGGFKFAESQTPWQEIQRGIVGQFDKGMVLEPAVKYQDVAHKRGLPRDNH from the coding sequence ATGAGCGACACGAAAACGCCGAAGCTGCGGTCCGCGGCCTGGTTCGACAATCCGGGAAACCCCGGCATGACGGCGCTTTACATCGAGCGCTATCTGAATTTCGGCATCACACGCGAAGAACTGCAATCCGGCAAACCCATTATCGGCATCGCGCAGACCGGATCGGACCTGTCTCCCTGCAACCGGCATCATCTTGAGCTGGCAAAACGCGTTCGCGAAGGCATTCGGGACGCCGGCGGCGTCGCCTTCGAATTTCCGGTCCATCCGATCCAGGAGACCGGCAAGCGGCCGACGGCTTCTCTTGACCGGAACCTGGCCTATCTGGGACTGGTCGAACTTCTCTACGGCTACCCGATTGACGGTGTCGTTCTGACGATCGGGTGCGACAAGACCACACCTGCCTGCCTGATGGCGGCTGCCACCGTCAACATTCCGGCCGTCGCGCTCTCCGTCGGTCCGATGCTCAACGGCTGGTACAAGGGCGAGCGCACCGGATCGGGCACCATCGTCTGGAAGGCGCGCCAGATGCTTGCCGCCGGCGAAATCGACTATACAGGCTTCATGGACCTTGTTGCCTCTGCGGCACCGTCCGTCGGGTACTGCAACACGATGGGAACGGCGACAACGATGAACTCACTCGCCGAAGCGCTCGGCATGCAGCTTCCCGGAGCTGCCGCGATCCCGGCGCCCTACCGGGAACGCGGTGCCATTTCCTTTGAAACCGGCAAACGCATCGTCGAAATGGTTCACGCGGACCGGAAGCCGTCGGACATCATGACCCGGGAGGCGTTCGAGAACGCCATCGTGATCAATTCTGCGATCGGCGGTTCCACCAACGCCCCCATCCATCTGAACGGGGTTGCGCGTCATGTCGGCGTCGAGCTCGACAATGACGACTGGCAGAGCCTCGGTCATGACGTGCCGCTTCTGGTCAATCTGCAGCCGGCCGGCGCGTATCTGGGGGAAGACTATTTCCACGCAGGCGGGGTCCCTGCCGTCGCCGCCGAACTGCTGCGCCACGGCAAGCTGCCACATCCCGACGCACTGACGGCGAACGGCAAGACCATTGCCGAAAACTGCGAGGGGATCGTCACCGATCTGCCGGAGGTGATCAAACCGTTCGACGCGCCGATGATGGAGCGGGCCGGCTTCATCAATCTGAAGGGCAATCTATTCGACAGCGCGATCATGAAAACCAGCGTGATCTCGGATGAATTCCGGAACCGCTATCTCTCCAACCCGAACGACCCGGAAGCCTTCGAAGGCCGCGCGATCGTTTTCGAGGGTCCCGAAGACTATCACGACCGGCTCGACGATCCGGATCTTCAGATCGACGAGAACTGCATGCTGTTCATCCGCGGCACCGGCCCGATCGGGTATCCCGGCGGGGCCGAGGTCGTCAACATGCAGCCACCCGCCGCCCTGATCAAGCGCGGGGTCACCGCTCTGCCGTGCATCGGCGACGGCCGCCAGTCCGGTACGTCCGGGTCTCCATCCATCCTGAACGCGTCTCCGGAGGCCGCCGCAATGGGTGGCCTGGCCCTCTTGAAGACCGATGACCGCGTCCGTATCGACCTCAAGAAAGGGACGGCGAACATCCTGATTTCGGACGAGGAACTGGCACAGCGCCGCGCGGCTCTCGAAGCGGCCGGCGGGTTCAAATTCGCCGAGAGCCAGACCCCCTGGCAGGAAATCCAGCGCGGGATTGTCGGACAGTTCGACAAGGGCATGGTGCTCGAACCGGCCGTCAAGTATCAGGACGTCGCCCACAAAAGGGGCTTGCCGAGAGACAATCACTGA
- a CDS encoding HAD family hydrolase, with translation MPKKPVQTLTWCAFICISLVFLLLALLEAGWSNGRSLTPLGPFGDYSGLIFSMFSAIFAFLPLSLRLSEEAGKPMTLITCCLSLSLLLMTALLQTLGDFRINEAIVPALAAAILMIQRSVGIAILPARGDRSGVLEATGSTALAAVSGSVWLAIDPSACAAVFAATLTLSWPGLVDGINAFADKVFYRAAAVAGARDLAPGAFPVIAHARHVLIDKAAIMSGPDLMVSNVMAFDNEPRTLLAVAASAEAHATHPIAHALRQLAVQWRVAVRSPDRYDPAPGLGAVALLGGQTVVLGSTDLLKRLKIDSFTADAIARSLEADGKTVLRVAVGGRVVGVLGLEGTLRPDAGVAGRALRNEGLEPWLHTSDSQKTREALAEMLCMNAPEDPKPGETAEDASLRLFAPGTCLRLSLSDDRRALELFEDTPSAMKCLDGARPIAVSDTQDIGAFPALKALASRRDLLALRARQTLVSLWTGCGLLGAAGVLPLLSAPVLFAAAIAILQIFARISVAGTLPVRS, from the coding sequence ATGCCAAAAAAGCCCGTCCAGACACTCACTTGGTGCGCATTCATTTGTATCTCCCTCGTCTTTCTGCTGCTCGCATTGCTGGAAGCTGGATGGAGCAATGGCCGCTCTTTGACGCCGCTCGGACCTTTCGGCGACTATTCCGGTCTGATCTTCAGCATGTTTTCGGCGATCTTCGCTTTTCTGCCGCTCAGTCTGCGCCTCTCAGAGGAGGCCGGCAAACCCATGACACTCATCACCTGTTGTCTGAGCCTGTCTCTTCTGCTCATGACCGCATTGCTGCAAACCCTGGGTGATTTCCGGATCAACGAAGCCATCGTCCCGGCACTCGCAGCTGCGATCCTGATGATCCAGCGATCGGTCGGCATTGCCATTCTGCCGGCACGCGGAGACCGCAGCGGAGTGCTGGAGGCGACCGGCTCCACAGCGCTCGCAGCCGTCTCGGGATCCGTCTGGCTGGCCATTGATCCGTCGGCGTGTGCGGCCGTTTTCGCCGCGACCCTCACGCTTTCATGGCCTGGTCTTGTTGACGGAATCAATGCCTTTGCCGACAAGGTATTCTACCGCGCAGCGGCGGTTGCCGGTGCGCGTGACCTGGCACCCGGAGCTTTTCCGGTGATCGCGCACGCACGGCACGTCCTCATAGACAAGGCTGCCATCATGTCCGGACCTGATCTGATGGTCAGCAACGTGATGGCCTTCGACAACGAACCCAGGACGCTGCTCGCGGTGGCAGCATCCGCAGAAGCGCATGCAACGCATCCGATTGCGCACGCCCTGCGCCAACTCGCTGTCCAGTGGCGCGTCGCCGTGCGGTCGCCCGACAGATATGACCCGGCACCCGGGCTCGGCGCCGTCGCCCTCCTTGGCGGGCAGACCGTCGTCCTTGGAAGCACCGACCTCCTGAAGCGGCTCAAGATTGACAGTTTTACCGCCGATGCCATTGCGCGTTCGCTGGAAGCAGACGGCAAGACCGTACTGCGCGTCGCCGTCGGAGGAAGGGTCGTTGGTGTGCTGGGGCTTGAAGGAACCCTGCGCCCCGATGCAGGCGTTGCAGGCCGCGCACTGCGGAACGAAGGCCTGGAACCGTGGCTTCACACGAGCGACAGCCAGAAGACGCGGGAAGCGCTGGCGGAGATGCTCTGCATGAATGCTCCGGAAGACCCCAAACCCGGGGAAACGGCAGAAGACGCATCCTTGCGGCTTTTCGCGCCCGGCACATGTCTGCGCCTGTCGCTTTCGGACGACCGACGCGCGCTGGAACTTTTCGAGGACACTCCATCCGCGATGAAATGCCTTGACGGCGCCCGTCCGATTGCGGTCAGCGACACGCAGGATATCGGCGCCTTTCCTGCCCTCAAGGCCCTGGCAAGCCGGCGCGATCTGCTCGCGTTGCGCGCAAGACAGACTCTTGTCTCGCTTTGGACAGGTTGCGGCCTGCTGGGTGCCGCCGGCGTGCTCCCGCTCCTGTCTGCCCCGGTGTTGTTTGCTGCCGCAATCGCCATTCTTCAGATTTTCGCCAGGATTTCCGTTGCCGGCACTTTGCCGGTGCGCTCCTGA
- a CDS encoding ABC transporter ATP-binding protein — MNVLDIKDLTVEFPGRKSVFVAVDGVDMSVDAGKILGVVGESGAGKSTVGNAVIGLLQEPGRIAGGEVFLHGKRIDNLPYKEKRLLRGRKIGMIFQDPLTSLDPLQTVESQLVETIRTHLPLSARDARKRAIELIDSVGIPNPAERIKQYPHQFSGGMRQRVVIALALCAEPELVIADEPTTALDVSIQAQILELMKKLCEERNVAMLVITHDMGVIADITDHVAVMYHGDLVEYGETTQVLGAPQHPYTQSLISAVPRPDVKVERFPVVNYIEKAGTPQKHIDISTHWLGRSRDYEKITGPLVQIRDLDMRFEVRGSVFPSRRKYFQAVKKVSFDIQQGETFGLVGESGSGKSTIARLITGLYDPTGGSILFGKTELTSLKNRKDVLAMRRQMQMIFQDPYSSLNARMRVRDIIAEPIKFHKLASGNAEVRQIVDDLLDHVGLGALAGQKFPHEFSGGQRQRISIARALATRPRFLICDEPTSALDVSIQAQILNLLKDLQQELGLTMLFISHDLAVIRQMCNRIGVMRNGELCEVSDCDDLFEAPKHPYTRELLELMPSMELLSRANLETT; from the coding sequence ATGAACGTTCTGGATATCAAGGACCTCACAGTCGAATTTCCGGGCAGGAAGTCCGTGTTCGTTGCCGTCGACGGTGTCGACATGAGCGTGGATGCCGGCAAGATCCTGGGCGTGGTCGGGGAATCGGGCGCGGGCAAATCGACGGTCGGCAACGCCGTCATCGGCCTCCTGCAGGAGCCCGGCCGCATCGCCGGCGGAGAGGTTTTCCTGCATGGAAAACGCATCGACAATCTGCCCTACAAGGAAAAGCGGCTGTTGCGCGGCCGGAAGATCGGGATGATCTTTCAGGATCCGCTGACATCGCTCGATCCGCTGCAGACAGTCGAATCCCAGCTTGTCGAGACAATTCGAACGCACCTGCCGCTATCGGCCAGGGACGCGCGGAAACGCGCGATCGAACTGATCGACTCGGTCGGCATTCCCAACCCGGCCGAACGTATCAAGCAGTATCCGCACCAGTTCTCGGGCGGGATGCGCCAGCGTGTCGTGATCGCGCTCGCCCTGTGCGCGGAGCCGGAACTCGTCATCGCGGACGAACCGACCACGGCGCTGGACGTCTCGATCCAGGCCCAGATCCTCGAACTGATGAAGAAGCTGTGCGAGGAACGGAATGTGGCCATGCTGGTGATCACCCACGATATGGGGGTCATTGCCGACATCACCGACCATGTCGCCGTCATGTATCACGGTGATCTCGTCGAATACGGCGAGACCACGCAGGTGCTCGGCGCACCGCAGCATCCCTACACGCAAAGCCTGATTTCCGCCGTTCCCCGTCCCGACGTGAAGGTGGAACGCTTTCCGGTGGTCAACTACATCGAAAAGGCGGGCACGCCGCAGAAACACATCGACATCTCCACGCACTGGCTCGGCAGATCGCGGGACTATGAGAAGATCACGGGTCCTCTCGTCCAGATCCGCGACCTGGACATGCGGTTCGAGGTCCGCGGGAGCGTTTTCCCGTCGCGCAGAAAATACTTCCAGGCCGTCAAGAAGGTGAGCTTCGACATCCAACAGGGCGAAACCTTCGGCCTTGTTGGAGAGAGCGGATCCGGCAAATCGACGATCGCGCGCCTGATCACCGGCCTCTACGACCCGACAGGTGGGTCGATCCTGTTCGGCAAGACCGAGCTGACGTCGCTCAAGAACCGGAAGGATGTGCTGGCGATGCGGCGCCAGATGCAGATGATCTTTCAGGATCCCTATTCGTCGCTCAATGCCCGCATGCGCGTACGTGACATCATCGCGGAACCGATCAAGTTTCACAAACTCGCCTCCGGCAATGCCGAAGTGCGGCAGATCGTCGACGACCTGCTCGATCACGTGGGTCTCGGAGCCCTGGCCGGGCAGAAGTTCCCGCACGAGTTTTCAGGCGGTCAGCGCCAGCGCATATCCATCGCGCGTGCACTTGCCACCAGGCCGCGTTTCCTGATCTGCGACGAACCGACGTCGGCACTGGATGTGTCCATCCAGGCTCAGATCCTCAATCTGCTGAAGGACCTGCAACAGGAACTTGGCCTGACGATGCTGTTCATCAGCCACGATCTCGCCGTGATCAGGCAGATGTGCAACCGGATCGGCGTGATGCGGAACGGCGAACTCTGCGAGGTCTCAGATTGCGACGACCTTTTCGAAGCGCCGAAACACCCCTACACACGCGAGCTTCTGGAACTCATGCCGTCAATGGAGCTTTTGTCCCGGGCCAATCTGGAGACGACGTAG
- a CDS encoding ABC transporter permease, with the protein MPYVSNEEVTAAVQDRSNEQPPAGRVSRILDSDLFHSFLRSKITVVAAIATLILFLLSFLAPWVAPHNPFDLATISILDARVPPIWQEYSDPRFLLGTDDQGRDLLSGIFYGMRISLIIGFCSVIAAAVLGISLGLVAGYMGGRVDSFIMRVADVQLTFPAILIALLIDGIAAGIFGGVDREFFAFYILIVSLALSFWVQYARTVRGSTMVEKNKEYVQAARVIGIPSVIIMVRHILPNVMGPVMVIATINLALAIVTEATLSFLGVGMPPTQPSLGTLIAIGNDFLYSGEWWIAIFPGLALALLVLNVNLLGDWLRDALNPKLR; encoded by the coding sequence ATGCCATATGTCTCCAATGAAGAAGTCACAGCCGCCGTTCAGGACCGGTCAAACGAACAGCCGCCAGCGGGCCGTGTGTCCAGAATCCTGGACAGCGACCTGTTCCATTCGTTCCTGCGATCAAAGATCACCGTTGTCGCCGCGATCGCCACACTGATCCTGTTTCTGCTGTCGTTTCTGGCGCCCTGGGTCGCGCCGCACAATCCGTTCGACCTGGCAACGATCTCGATCCTCGATGCGCGCGTTCCGCCCATCTGGCAGGAGTATTCAGATCCGCGTTTCCTTCTGGGCACGGATGACCAGGGAAGAGACCTGCTCTCGGGTATCTTCTACGGGATGCGGATTTCCCTGATTATCGGGTTCTGCTCAGTGATCGCCGCCGCGGTTCTCGGCATTTCGCTCGGCCTCGTCGCCGGGTACATGGGCGGGCGCGTCGATTCGTTCATCATGCGCGTTGCCGATGTCCAGCTGACGTTCCCGGCAATCCTGATCGCGCTGCTGATCGACGGTATCGCTGCCGGGATATTCGGCGGTGTCGATCGCGAGTTCTTTGCCTTCTACATCCTGATCGTGTCGCTGGCGCTGTCGTTCTGGGTTCAGTATGCCCGCACGGTGCGCGGGTCGACGATGGTGGAGAAGAACAAGGAATACGTTCAGGCGGCGCGCGTCATCGGCATCCCGTCCGTCATCATCATGGTGCGCCATATCCTTCCCAACGTGATGGGACCTGTCATGGTCATCGCGACGATCAATCTCGCACTTGCCATCGTCACGGAGGCGACGCTGTCGTTTCTGGGAGTCGGCATGCCGCCAACGCAGCCTTCGCTCGGAACATTGATCGCGATCGGAAACGATTTCCTCTATTCCGGCGAATGGTGGATCGCGATTTTTCCCGGCCTGGCGCTTGCGCTTCTGGTCCTGAACGTCAACCTTCTGGGCGACTGGTTGCGCGACGCCCTCAATCCGAAACTGCGGTGA
- a CDS encoding ABC transporter permease — MIGFATRRLIQALIVMLVVALLAFTMFRFVGDPINQMVGIETSIEEREALRERLGLNDPIPVQFLRFVTKAAQFDFGTSYQFRQPVSELFAKRIPATLELSLTSALFALVVGIPMGIYAGLNRESPISKLFLSVSLVGISLPTFFIGILLIFLFSVTLQWLPSFGRGDTVQIGSWWTTGFLTASGLKALILPSITLGLYQMTLIMRLIRAEMLEVIRTDYIKFARARGLPDRLVHFRHALKNTLVPVITITGLQLGAIIAFATITETVFNWPGMGLLFLQAVQNVDIPIMSAYLLLTAFLFVAINFIVDILYFYIDPRLRVGRP, encoded by the coding sequence ATGATTGGTTTTGCGACACGCCGCCTGATCCAGGCGTTGATTGTCATGCTGGTGGTGGCGCTGCTTGCCTTCACCATGTTCCGTTTTGTGGGTGATCCGATCAATCAGATGGTCGGGATCGAGACATCGATTGAAGAACGTGAAGCCCTGCGCGAGCGGCTCGGGCTGAATGATCCGATACCCGTTCAGTTTCTGCGTTTCGTCACCAAGGCCGCCCAGTTCGACTTCGGTACGTCCTACCAGTTCCGCCAGCCCGTTTCGGAGCTCTTCGCCAAACGTATCCCGGCAACTCTGGAACTCAGTCTGACCTCCGCGCTGTTTGCACTGGTGGTCGGCATTCCAATGGGGATCTACGCAGGTCTCAACCGGGAATCCCCCATTTCCAAGCTGTTTCTGTCCGTCTCGCTTGTCGGGATTTCGCTACCGACCTTCTTCATCGGCATTCTGCTTATCTTCCTGTTCTCCGTCACCCTGCAGTGGCTCCCGAGCTTCGGGCGCGGCGACACCGTGCAGATCGGTTCCTGGTGGACCACCGGGTTTCTGACCGCATCCGGGTTGAAGGCCCTGATCCTTCCCTCGATCACGCTCGGGCTCTACCAGATGACACTGATCATGAGGCTGATCCGTGCCGAGATGCTGGAAGTGATCCGGACGGACTACATCAAGTTCGCGCGCGCACGCGGCCTGCCGGACCGGCTCGTCCATTTCAGGCATGCGCTCAAAAACACACTGGTTCCCGTGATCACGATCACCGGCCTGCAGCTTGGCGCCATCATCGCCTTTGCCACGATCACGGAGACGGTGTTCAACTGGCCCGGCATGGGGCTTCTGTTCCTGCAAGCCGTCCAGAACGTCGATATCCCGATCATGTCCGCCTATCTGCTGCTGACCGCATTCCTGTTCGTTGCGATCAATTTCATCGTGGACATTCTCTACTTCTATATCGATCCGCGCCTGCGGGTCGGACGGCCATAA
- a CDS encoding ABC transporter substrate-binding protein produces MNKKTLILAALLAAGTGSAAQAETFKFAFQGSLNGLDPYSLNETFTLSSLGNAYEGLTRRGVDLAIEPALAERWEIIEPNRWRFFLRKGVKFHNGNDFTAEDVAFSIERVRSEGSDLTTRVPADAKVEIVDDHTVDIVLTGPNPILHYEWDTFYIMDKDWTTENDAVKVTSASDTTPNYASLNANGTGPFKIVSHEAGVKTVYEKNDGWWDEIKHNVDTVEFTPIPSDATRVAALLSGELDMVYPIPVQDIKRINDNSGTVALTGPELRTIFLGMDQMRDELLYSDVKGKNPFKDEKVRKAFYQAIDIEAIKNKVMRDLATPSAIMISPFLFSKSSEFERYPYDPENAKKLLTEAGYADGFTVGMDCPNDRYVNDESICQAVAAMLARIGVKVDLNAQPKAKYFAKVLASGGFDTSFYLLGWTPGSLDSWNVLSNLMNCRTEGGEGSPFNLGGFCDDKIDDLTGKVLVEIDPEKRDGLIAEAFKISHDNAYYIPLHQQGLAWGVADNIELVQRADNQFKFRFINKN; encoded by the coding sequence ATGAACAAGAAAACTCTGATTTTGGCTGCTCTTCTGGCAGCAGGAACGGGTAGTGCTGCTCAGGCGGAAACATTCAAGTTTGCCTTTCAGGGAAGCCTGAACGGCCTCGATCCCTACAGCCTGAACGAGACTTTCACGCTATCGTCGCTCGGCAACGCGTACGAGGGCCTGACACGGCGCGGTGTCGACCTGGCGATTGAACCGGCGCTTGCGGAGCGCTGGGAAATCATCGAACCGAACCGCTGGCGCTTCTTTCTCCGCAAAGGCGTCAAGTTCCACAATGGCAACGACTTCACCGCCGAAGATGTTGCCTTTTCGATCGAACGCGTGCGCTCCGAAGGCTCGGATCTGACGACACGCGTGCCGGCCGACGCAAAAGTCGAGATCGTCGACGACCACACGGTCGACATTGTCCTGACGGGTCCGAATCCGATCCTGCACTATGAGTGGGACACGTTCTACATCATGGACAAGGACTGGACGACGGAGAATGACGCGGTCAAGGTGACCTCCGCTTCCGACACCACGCCCAATTACGCGTCACTGAACGCCAACGGCACCGGCCCGTTCAAGATCGTCAGCCATGAGGCCGGCGTGAAGACCGTTTACGAGAAAAACGACGGCTGGTGGGATGAAATCAAGCACAATGTCGATACGGTCGAATTCACGCCGATCCCGTCGGACGCGACCCGAGTCGCCGCCCTGTTGTCTGGCGAACTGGACATGGTCTACCCGATCCCCGTTCAGGACATCAAGCGTATCAACGACAACTCCGGCACGGTTGCGCTGACGGGACCGGAGCTGCGCACGATCTTCCTCGGCATGGATCAGATGCGCGATGAACTGCTTTATTCCGACGTCAAGGGCAAGAACCCGTTCAAGGACGAAAAGGTCCGCAAGGCGTTCTATCAGGCGATCGACATCGAGGCGATCAAGAACAAGGTCATGCGCGACCTCGCCACGCCGTCGGCCATCATGATCTCGCCCTTCCTGTTCTCAAAGTCCAGCGAGTTCGAGCGTTATCCCTATGATCCGGAAAACGCCAAGAAGCTGCTCACCGAGGCCGGATACGCGGACGGCTTCACCGTCGGCATGGACTGCCCGAACGATCGATACGTCAACGACGAATCCATCTGTCAGGCCGTTGCCGCCATGCTTGCCCGCATCGGCGTCAAGGTTGACCTGAACGCGCAGCCGAAGGCCAAGTATTTTGCAAAGGTGCTGGCATCCGGCGGCTTCGACACGTCGTTCTACCTGCTCGGCTGGACCCCCGGCTCCCTGGACAGCTGGAACGTTCTTTCGAACCTGATGAACTGCCGGACAGAAGGCGGGGAAGGCTCCCCGTTCAACCTCGGCGGTTTCTGTGACGACAAGATCGACGACCTGACCGGCAAGGTTCTGGTCGAGATCGATCCGGAAAAGCGTGACGGCCTGATCGCCGAAGCGTTCAAGATCAGTCACGACAACGCCTACTACATTCCGCTTCACCAGCAGGGCCTTGCCTGGGGCGTTGCGGACAACATCGAGCTCGTTCAACGCGCCGACAATCAGTTCAAGTTCCGTTTCATCAACAAGAACTGA
- the argE gene encoding acetylornithine deacetylase: MSTRYTPQEMLEKLISFNTVSDRSNLDLIAFVEDYLSGYGIAGVRVPDETGTKAALHARIGPDRDGGVVLSGHTDVVPIAGQNWSQDPFSAWVSDGKLYGRGSADMKGFAATVLAKVPDFIAADLERPIHIALSYDEEVGCFGAPPLVRDMLAKGPRPGFAIVGEPTNMKVVTAHKGIAVYKTTIRGHPAHSSQLHRGVSAISAAAKLICWLDARTAENMAQADPDSAFEPPYTTLHSGVIKGGEAHNITAQHCEFTTDFRLLPGDSKQSWLDRYQDFIDTEVLSGMLAISGECDISVEELAYVPGLSEEDDGLAETEVRRLTGDNGRHVVVYATEGGIFQDHGLSTVVCGPGSIDQAHQADEFIELVELERCAAFLDRLITRLS, encoded by the coding sequence GTGAGCACACGCTATACGCCTCAGGAAATGCTGGAGAAACTGATCTCCTTCAACACCGTATCGGACCGGAGCAACCTGGACCTCATCGCATTCGTGGAAGATTACCTGTCAGGATACGGCATCGCCGGCGTTCGCGTCCCGGACGAGACCGGCACAAAGGCGGCGCTGCACGCGCGTATCGGTCCCGACAGGGATGGCGGCGTCGTCCTGTCCGGGCACACGGACGTGGTGCCAATTGCCGGTCAGAACTGGTCGCAGGATCCGTTTTCCGCCTGGGTTTCGGACGGCAAGCTTTACGGGCGCGGTTCAGCGGACATGAAGGGATTTGCCGCAACGGTTCTTGCCAAGGTGCCCGATTTCATTGCTGCGGATCTTGAACGGCCGATCCATATTGCACTTTCCTATGATGAAGAAGTCGGCTGCTTCGGCGCGCCTCCCCTAGTCAGGGACATGCTCGCCAAAGGACCCAGGCCAGGTTTTGCGATCGTTGGCGAACCGACCAACATGAAGGTTGTCACTGCACACAAGGGCATTGCCGTCTACAAGACCACCATCCGCGGGCATCCGGCGCATTCCAGCCAGTTGCACCGCGGCGTCTCGGCGATCTCCGCTGCAGCGAAACTGATTTGCTGGCTTGACGCACGGACCGCGGAAAACATGGCGCAGGCCGATCCGGACAGCGCGTTCGAGCCTCCCTACACCACCTTGCACAGCGGCGTGATCAAGGGAGGCGAGGCGCACAACATCACAGCGCAGCATTGCGAGTTTACGACGGATTTCCGTCTTTTGCCCGGCGACAGCAAACAGTCCTGGCTTGACCGCTACCAGGACTTTATCGACACCGAAGTGCTTTCCGGCATGCTGGCGATTTCCGGTGAATGCGACATCTCGGTCGAGGAACTTGCCTATGTTCCCGGGCTTTCGGAAGAGGACGACGGACTTGCCGAAACCGAAGTCCGCCGCCTGACTGGCGACAATGGCCGTCATGTTGTCGTCTACGCTACGGAAGGCGGCATTTTTCAGGACCACGGTCTGTCAACGGTCGTCTGCGGCCCGGGCTCGATTGACCAGGCACACCAAGCGGATGAATTCATAGAACTTGTGGAATTGGAACGATGTGCCGCTTTTTTGGACCGGCTGATTACACGCTTATCGTAA